Part of the Woronichinia naegeliana WA131 genome, TTATCAACTAAAGGTCGCACCCAGCAGAAATCAAATTTTATCAAGAATTTCATCAATTTTTTATCAAGAATTTCATCAATTTGTTGAAACAAAATATAATCTTCAAACTACTAATAGTTGGGCTAAAATTATTCTGCTCTATTGTAGCAATGAAAGCCAGGAATTTGAACGTTTCTTTCAACTATTAGAAGACTTTAAAACACTACATAACCAAGAACAGCACACCGATAATATTAAAGAGCAACAATCCCTTCTTGTGCGGATTTGAGGGTAGGGAGATGGTGATGAACTGTTACAACTACCCGATTAAAAATAAAAGACCCTAGGCGGCGATCGCCCTTGCTCAACACGATGGAGTAGAGTTTCAAGGCTTGAATCCATTGTGGGAGATTTTTTCGCTAAAATCAAATATACATATCGGTCAATTACTACCATGAAACAACTCAAACAACTAACTTGTATTATTGAGCGCGAAGGCGATGATTTTGTCTCTCTCTGTCCTCAAATGAATATTGCCAGTCAAGGTCATTCCGTAGAAGAAGCCAGAAACAACTTAATTGAGGCGATCGAACTTTTTTTGGAAACAGCTAGTCCTAATGAGATTTCAGCCAGAGCCTACTCAGAAATTTATGTAACACAAATTGAGGTAGCAGTTGGGTAAACTACGAGTATTATCGGCTAAACAAGTCTGTCAAATTTTAACCGAACAGGGTTTCATACAAGTTAGACAAAGAGGTAGTCATATCATTATGCAGAAAAAAATTGATAATTCTACGCTCACTATTCCAGTGCCTAATTAGGGCTTGCTGAAAAAGTCAAAAAACGAAAGAAATGTGGGTTAGGGAAGTATGGACTGAAAAAGCATAGATAACTTATCCTTATGGAAACAAATCAAAATACAGATTTTGTTTAATCTATTGTTCCTTTCTGTCTAAAAAGGTCAACACAAATCACTCCTCACAAAAGAGAGGAAAATTAACACCATTTTTCACAAGAAAAACGACTCTACAACTTTTTACTTTTTGTTTTCTTTTTTGTCTTCTGAAGTAGAGTAGAAAGATTCATTACCAAAAAGTTCATCGCAATTACCGTTTCCGAGGTCTCAGGTAGTTTGGCCATCACTCGACCAAGACTAAATTTCCTCTTTCCCTGTCCGAATTTACCCTCAATGGCATTACGCACTCTTT contains:
- a CDS encoding type II toxin-antitoxin system HicB family antitoxin, producing the protein MKQLKQLTCIIEREGDDFVSLCPQMNIASQGHSVEEARNNLIEAIELFLETASPNEISARAYSEIYVTQIEVAVG
- a CDS encoding type II toxin-antitoxin system HicA family toxin, with amino-acid sequence MGKLRVLSAKQVCQILTEQGFIQVRQRGSHIIMQKKIDNSTLTIPVPN